In one window of Frigoriglobus tundricola DNA:
- the mug gene encoding G/U mismatch-specific DNA glycosylase has product MTPPRRPTRAELAAAKNKTVPDVIAPGLDVLFCGINPGLYTAAIGHHFGRPGNRFWPTLHAAGFTPRLFDPSEEQELLPLGLGITNVVARASAAADELTDREIVAGGRELAARVRAFAPRFLAVLGIGAYRTAFAQPKAAIGLQPDPIGETRVWVLPNPSGLNAHYQGKDLVKVFRALREAL; this is encoded by the coding sequence GTGACCCCACCGCGCCGGCCGACCCGAGCCGAACTGGCGGCCGCGAAGAACAAAACCGTGCCGGACGTGATCGCGCCGGGGTTGGATGTCCTGTTCTGTGGCATCAACCCCGGCTTGTATACGGCCGCCATCGGTCACCACTTCGGCCGACCGGGCAACCGGTTCTGGCCCACCCTCCACGCCGCCGGTTTCACCCCGCGCCTGTTCGACCCGAGCGAAGAGCAAGAGCTGCTCCCGCTCGGCTTGGGCATTACGAACGTGGTCGCGCGCGCCAGCGCCGCGGCCGACGAACTGACCGACCGCGAGATCGTCGCCGGGGGACGCGAACTGGCCGCAAGGGTTCGCGCGTTCGCCCCGCGGTTTCTCGCGGTGCTGGGAATCGGCGCGTACCGCACGGCATTCGCGCAGCCCAAAGCCGCGATCGGTCTTCAACCGGACCCGATTGGGGAAACACGCGTGTGGGTGCTCCCGAACCCCAGCGGACTGAACGCACACTACCAGGGGAAGGACCTGGTGAAGGTGTTCCGCGCGTTGCGTGAGGCGTTGTAG
- a CDS encoding di-heme oxidoredictase family protein, producing MPLSPTGQRYAVWLITLAVAAVAVYWQFFSDGLPIVWGPTASAAEIAEGRTLFEREWEPNDPLAHGDGLGPVFNARSCAACHFQGGLGGGGGREHNALSFEVFARPNDATFVTGTIHNFSTDPAHKESEQKLRGLYPIIKGRTVSGLDIHCAGSTTVPDFDPVSTQSVQPTALFGAGWIDLISDRAILRNARNRGIRTAARELSLEFDNVPVGRVRRVKGGVGKFGWKGQFATLQEFVAAACANELGLGTPAVEQAQPLGTASQSVPPDLDKKQFRALVSFVKTLPRPVEPATPSRGKEFFSAVGCAVCHVPDLGGVKGVYSDFLLYTLDDPPPPGGGGSGYGSEPPPQLQLPTRRDDEPRSNEWKTPPLWGVADSAPYMHDGSAPTLQAAIQKHRGDAKPVTEKYNALSPCDQAEVLAFLGTLKAPPGAAPLQDPSVTLLSKK from the coding sequence GTGCCCCTCTCACCCACCGGTCAGCGTTACGCCGTCTGGCTGATCACCCTGGCTGTCGCCGCGGTCGCCGTGTACTGGCAGTTCTTCTCGGACGGATTACCCATCGTGTGGGGGCCGACCGCCAGCGCGGCCGAAATCGCGGAGGGGCGGACGCTGTTCGAGCGCGAGTGGGAGCCGAACGATCCGCTCGCGCACGGGGACGGGCTCGGGCCGGTCTTCAACGCCCGGTCGTGTGCCGCGTGCCACTTCCAGGGCGGGCTCGGCGGCGGAGGTGGACGGGAACACAACGCCCTCAGCTTTGAAGTATTCGCCCGTCCCAACGACGCCACGTTCGTCACGGGTACGATCCACAACTTCAGCACCGACCCGGCGCACAAGGAATCGGAGCAGAAGCTCCGCGGCCTGTACCCCATCATCAAAGGCCGCACGGTTTCCGGTCTGGACATTCACTGCGCGGGCTCCACAACCGTTCCCGATTTCGACCCGGTGAGCACGCAATCGGTGCAACCGACGGCCCTTTTCGGAGCTGGTTGGATCGACCTGATCTCCGACCGCGCCATCCTCCGGAACGCTCGCAACAGAGGCATTCGCACCGCGGCCCGGGAACTGAGCTTGGAGTTCGACAACGTTCCGGTCGGTCGCGTCCGTCGGGTCAAAGGCGGCGTCGGCAAGTTCGGCTGGAAGGGGCAGTTCGCCACCCTCCAGGAATTCGTCGCCGCCGCGTGCGCGAACGAACTCGGCCTCGGCACGCCGGCGGTCGAACAGGCGCAGCCGCTCGGGACCGCGAGCCAATCCGTGCCGCCGGACCTCGACAAGAAGCAGTTCCGCGCGCTGGTGTCGTTCGTCAAAACGCTACCCCGCCCGGTCGAACCCGCGACCCCCAGCCGAGGAAAGGAATTCTTCTCGGCGGTCGGGTGCGCCGTGTGTCATGTGCCCGATCTCGGCGGCGTGAAGGGCGTCTATAGCGACTTCCTGCTCTACACGCTCGACGACCCGCCCCCGCCCGGTGGCGGGGGCAGCGGATACGGTTCCGAGCCGCCGCCGCAACTCCAACTGCCCACCCGCCGCGACGACGAACCGCGGTCGAACGAGTGGAAAACGCCGCCGCTGTGGGGCGTCGCGGACTCGGCGCCGTACATGCACGACGGCTCGGCTCCGACGCTCCAGGCTGCGATCCAGAAGCACCGGGGGGACGCCAAGCCGGTCACAGAAAAGTACAACGCCCTCAGCCCCTGCGATCAGGCCGAGGTTCTCGCGTTCCTCGGGACGTTGAAGGCCCCGCCCGGCGCGGCGCCGTTGCAAGATCCCTCCGTCACCCTGTTGAGCAAGAAGTGA
- a CDS encoding DoxX family protein: MHALKPTMKWLLGLLFIAAGVNHFVMPDFYVRIVPPYLPWPLELVWVSGVFEVLGGIGLLIPRLTVAAAWGLIALLIAVFPANLHMALHPDQYPNLPAIGLWLRVPLQAVFIAWAYWFTRRG, encoded by the coding sequence ATGCACGCGCTCAAGCCGACAATGAAGTGGTTGCTCGGCCTGCTGTTCATCGCGGCCGGGGTGAACCACTTCGTCATGCCCGACTTTTACGTGCGGATCGTTCCGCCCTACTTGCCCTGGCCGCTCGAACTCGTGTGGGTGAGCGGGGTGTTCGAGGTTCTTGGTGGCATCGGGCTCCTGATCCCGCGCCTCACGGTCGCCGCCGCGTGGGGGCTGATCGCGCTCCTCATCGCGGTCTTCCCTGCGAACCTTCACATGGCGCTCCACCCCGACCAATATCCTAACCTCCCGGCCATCGGGTTGTGGCTGCGGGTGCCCCTCCAGGCCGTGTTCATCGCGTGGGCGTACTGGTTCACGCGAAGAGGGTGA
- a CDS encoding SPL family radical SAM protein encodes MELIESRSIFSPATGFIRRGGFEWTCNPYVGCTFSCAYCYAAYLPQNRRPPEEWGRWVTAKRNAAELAERQARKVAGQAVYMSSVTDPYQPVERSLMLTRGILEALVPHRPRLTIQTRGPLVSRDIDVLREFRSLRVNLSLPTDSERVRVQFEPKAPPLEKRWDALSQLKDAGIAVGVCVTPTLPIEDPDAFARRIADFAPAVLVCQDFHDAGGRFGADTGEEARRLLAEIGWGPADYRRFVDRLKRDGTVFEGETGFFPPPAAQSVVAAPAPGLFDDCE; translated from the coding sequence ATGGAACTGATCGAATCGCGGTCGATCTTTTCGCCGGCCACCGGGTTCATTCGGCGCGGCGGGTTCGAGTGGACGTGTAACCCGTATGTCGGTTGTACGTTTTCGTGTGCGTACTGTTATGCGGCCTATCTCCCGCAGAACCGCAGGCCACCGGAAGAGTGGGGCCGGTGGGTCACTGCGAAGCGGAACGCCGCCGAACTCGCGGAGCGGCAAGCCCGGAAGGTAGCCGGGCAGGCGGTCTACATGTCCAGTGTGACCGATCCCTATCAACCGGTCGAGCGGAGCCTCATGTTGACCCGCGGCATTCTGGAGGCGCTCGTTCCGCACCGGCCGCGGCTGACGATCCAGACCCGCGGCCCGCTCGTGAGCCGTGACATCGACGTGCTTCGGGAGTTCCGCAGCCTCCGCGTGAACCTGTCTCTGCCCACGGACTCGGAGCGGGTGCGGGTGCAGTTCGAGCCGAAGGCACCGCCGCTTGAGAAGCGCTGGGACGCGCTGAGCCAGTTGAAGGACGCGGGCATCGCGGTGGGCGTGTGCGTCACGCCGACCCTGCCCATCGAAGACCCCGATGCCTTCGCACGGCGAATCGCGGACTTCGCGCCGGCCGTCCTCGTGTGCCAGGACTTTCACGACGCCGGCGGCCGGTTCGGCGCGGATACCGGCGAAGAGGCCCGGCGCCTGCTCGCGGAAATCGGTTGGGGGCCGGCCGACTACCGCCGGTTCGTGGACCGCTTGAAGCGCGACGGGACCGTGTTCGAGGGCGAAACCGGCTTCTTCCCGCCGCCCGCCGCGCAATCGGTTGTTGCCGCGCCCGCTCCGGGTTTGTTTGATGACTGCGAGTGA
- a CDS encoding HEAT repeat domain-containing protein yields MPRPLRMGRWVAVVLAVGAYGASPRAAGAGDQPADKQEAPRLEAPFKRRKPTTEEELRRQLRDVPEAGFDQQAAGELYAPIVQSLKANPSQNSPPADLGMKALQEKARRDKRPDAALLPWLPGPDNVLAKEEAEQLQNLSLKLRTELRRAATRNRSGAEKLPPALLASDWTKPPAVPTVTQMLQTEPTDVRLLLVDVLARTVGKEAGVALAKRAVFDLSPEVRGRAVRALALRPADEYTRVLYDGFRYPWPAAADHAAEAAAELKRFDMVPELMKLLTEPDPRLPFKVGQGYAVREVVRVNHLCNCVLCHAPSLERDDRVRGPVPSPGERFEPYYSRRSDGLFVRADLTYLRQDFSVVQPVAAPGKWPAEQRYDYLVRTRPLSASEQAEFQKAEAEGTLPKGSPQRGAVLFALNELTGKGNGNAVQDGIDGAWGPESRPRTQQPDPK; encoded by the coding sequence ATGCCTCGGCCGTTGCGGATGGGTCGGTGGGTCGCGGTGGTCCTGGCGGTCGGCGCTTATGGTGCGTCGCCGCGCGCAGCCGGGGCCGGGGACCAACCGGCCGACAAACAGGAGGCCCCTCGCCTCGAAGCTCCGTTCAAACGGCGCAAGCCGACCACTGAGGAGGAACTCCGGAGGCAACTCCGAGACGTACCGGAGGCGGGTTTCGACCAGCAGGCCGCCGGCGAGCTGTACGCCCCAATCGTCCAATCCCTGAAGGCGAACCCGTCGCAGAACTCCCCGCCGGCGGACCTTGGCATGAAGGCCCTTCAGGAGAAGGCGCGCCGGGACAAGCGGCCGGACGCAGCGCTGCTTCCCTGGCTCCCAGGGCCGGACAACGTGTTGGCAAAGGAAGAGGCAGAACAGCTCCAGAACCTGTCACTCAAACTCCGCACCGAGCTCCGGAGGGCCGCCACGCGGAACCGATCCGGTGCCGAGAAACTGCCGCCCGCTCTCCTCGCGTCGGACTGGACGAAACCGCCCGCCGTGCCGACCGTTACGCAAATGTTGCAGACCGAACCGACAGACGTTCGCCTGCTCTTGGTCGACGTGCTGGCGCGGACCGTTGGAAAGGAGGCGGGTGTCGCTCTGGCGAAGCGGGCGGTCTTCGATCTGTCGCCGGAGGTCCGCGGGCGGGCCGTCCGGGCGCTCGCGCTCCGCCCGGCGGACGAATACACCCGGGTACTGTACGACGGGTTTCGGTACCCCTGGCCGGCCGCGGCCGACCATGCCGCCGAGGCGGCCGCCGAGTTGAAGCGATTCGACATGGTGCCGGAACTGATGAAGCTCCTCACCGAACCGGACCCGCGGCTACCGTTCAAAGTCGGTCAGGGGTATGCCGTTCGGGAAGTCGTCCGGGTCAATCACCTGTGTAACTGCGTGTTGTGCCACGCCCCGTCACTGGAAAGGGACGACCGGGTCCGCGGCCCCGTGCCGTCACCGGGCGAACGGTTCGAGCCGTACTATTCCCGCCGTTCTGACGGCCTCTTCGTCCGGGCGGACCTTACGTACCTTCGCCAGGACTTCTCTGTGGTGCAGCCCGTGGCGGCCCCCGGCAAATGGCCCGCCGAGCAGCGGTACGATTATCTGGTGCGAACCCGGCCGCTCTCCGCCAGCGAACAAGCGGAGTTCCAGAAGGCGGAAGCGGAGGGCACTCTACCCAAAGGCTCCCCGCAACGGGGTGCCGTCCTGTTCGCCCTTAACGAATTGACCGGCAAGGGCAACGGGAACGCCGTCCAAGACGGGATCGACGGCGCGTGGGGGCCCGAGAGCCGCCCTCGCACTCAACAGCCCGATCCGAAGTAG